A window of Acyrthosiphon pisum isolate AL4f unplaced genomic scaffold, pea_aphid_22Mar2018_4r6ur Scaffold_9792;HRSCAF=10393, whole genome shotgun sequence contains these coding sequences:
- the LOC115035110 gene encoding uncharacterized protein LOC115035110: SAEILKDDLKIVFIPKTLHEHFECVVGKHVFIDKPWTKISRKKIIDNLQSQNMTSCFWKFQKEIEGITNDYVLVGYKPFSSTDEEFLICTTYKAKHCIEETQVQNNIGGELKKKVERSMCRVPGPWDSKSSDKDIEEIKSVQTREKITYKWKLPAGRLQAEAEFEDSNSKSVKNEYVKLEPRLKEIFKSSDALTMESSVQAVRKMINTEMQTIPRIKYNKCIQSVAVEEEMFQLQPLNTSEKALDDFLNKHVPK, translated from the exons GacgatttaaaaattgtgttcaTACCTAAAACATTACACGAACATTTTGAATGTGTCGTAGGAAAACACGTTTTTATAGATAAACCGTGGACCAAGATATctcgtaaaaaaattattgataatttgcaGTCACAAAATATGACCTCATgtttttggaaatttcaaaaGGAAATtgaa ggtATTACAAACGATTATGTTTTAGTTGGATATAAACCCTTTAGTAGTACAGATGaggaatttttaatatgtaccaCGTATAAAGCAAAACATTGTATCGAAGAAAcacaagtacaaaataatataggaggtgaacttaaaaaaaaagttgagcggtCAATGTGTCGTGTACCAGGTCCTTGGGACTCCAAAAGCAGCGACAAAGATATCGAAGAAATAAAATCAGTACAAACACGTGAAAAG atAACATACAAATGGAAACTTCCAGCTGGGAGACTTCAAGCTGAAGCAGAATTTGAGGACTCGAATTCAAAAtctgtaaaaaatgaatatgtaaAATTAGAACCACGGCTAAAAGAAATCTTCAAAAGTAGTGATGCTTTAACAATGGAATCAAGTGTTCAA GCTGTCAGAAAAATGATCAACACAGAAATGCAGACAATTCCaagaatcaaatataataaatgtattcaatcaGTTGCCGTCGAAGAGGAAATGTTTCAGTTACAACCTTTAAATACATCAGAAAAAGCTCttgatgattttttaaacaaacatgttcctaagtaa